A region of Nocardioides alkalitolerans DNA encodes the following proteins:
- a CDS encoding alpha/beta hydrolase encodes MSWQMTAIGAFMRLTRKRSFADPEGGAALLARSKGSPVPPAAVTRRVDVATEVVDGFDVYSVVRRGTPVGQRPVVVYLHGGAYVNEIVKQHWQLVARIAEELDVEVQVPIYGLAPDHDAAEARAFVATVLQRLVADGRAAYLMGDSAGGGLALVAAQDEVERATASAGARPSTLRGLTLIAPWLDLSMANPAVDAVELVDPWLARAALREVARVWAAGTPLDDPSVSPLFRSTEGLPRVELWVGTRDVTQPDCRLLAQRLAGTGEVGYHEVEGAIHVFPILPVPEGRRAVVEILGHVARDLGVAPPADRS; translated from the coding sequence GTGTCCTGGCAGATGACCGCGATCGGCGCCTTCATGCGCCTGACGCGCAAGCGTTCCTTCGCCGACCCGGAGGGGGGCGCGGCCCTGCTCGCGCGATCCAAGGGGTCTCCGGTGCCGCCGGCCGCCGTCACGCGGCGGGTGGACGTCGCCACCGAGGTGGTCGACGGGTTCGACGTCTACTCCGTGGTGCGGCGCGGCACCCCCGTCGGGCAGCGGCCCGTCGTCGTCTACCTCCACGGCGGCGCCTACGTGAACGAGATCGTCAAGCAGCACTGGCAGCTCGTCGCGCGGATCGCCGAGGAGCTCGACGTCGAGGTCCAGGTCCCGATCTACGGCCTCGCCCCCGACCACGACGCGGCCGAGGCGAGGGCGTTCGTCGCGACGGTGCTCCAGCGGCTCGTCGCGGACGGGCGCGCGGCGTACCTGATGGGGGACTCCGCCGGCGGCGGCCTCGCGCTCGTCGCCGCCCAGGACGAGGTGGAGCGGGCGACAGCGTCGGCCGGTGCGCGCCCCTCGACGCTCCGGGGGCTGACCCTCATCGCCCCCTGGCTCGACCTCTCGATGGCGAACCCCGCCGTCGACGCCGTGGAGCTCGTCGACCCGTGGCTGGCGCGCGCTGCGCTGCGGGAGGTGGCGCGGGTCTGGGCGGCCGGTACGCCGCTGGACGACCCCTCGGTGAGCCCCCTGTTCCGCTCGACCGAGGGCCTGCCCCGCGTCGAGCTGTGGGTCGGCACGCGCGACGTGACGCAGCCCGACTGCCGCCTGCTCGCCCAGCGCCTCGCCGGCACGGGTGAGGTCGGTTACCACGAGGTCGAGGGCGCGATCCACGTCTTCCCGATCCTGCCGGTCCCCGAGGGGCGGCGGGCGGTGGTCGAGATCCTCGGTCACGTCGCGCGCGATCTCGGCGTCGCGCCGCCCGCCGACCGCAGTTGA
- a CDS encoding glycosyltransferase family 39 protein, with the protein MDSTVTSPGPAARSADPADARLDPDPRPAAIPITDRLRRVRLDRRSAERLGLVVLLVGTALLYLWDLGASGWANSFYAAAAQAGSESWSAFFFGASDAGGAITVDKTPLSLWPMALSIRVFGLSSWSLLVPQALMGVGAVALLHATVRRATGSATAGLLAGAALALTPVATLMFRFDNPDAALVLLLLAAAWATLRALESVHPVRWLALAGALVGLAFLAKMLQAFLVLPALAATYAVFATAPWWKRVGHLLVAFGAMVVAGGWWIAIVELVPEGSRPYVGGSQDNSILELALGYNGLGRLNGDEEGSVGGGGGWGTAGPLRLFTEALGDQISWLLPAALVLGVAGLWFARGLERARAVRAALVLMLGWLLVTGTTFSLMQGIFHEYYTVALAPAVALLAAVGGWVLWRVRASLVASGVLGGTLALTATWAFVLLERSGWMPWLRWTVAVVGLAAALLVVGARHLPRRAATAVASVAVVAALAGPAAYSAATAATPHTGSIVTAGPATAGGTGPGAGRGRATPAGGGGGGAVGGLLEGSDPTEAVTTLLQQDADAFTWAAATVGSNSASGYQLASEEPVMAIGGFNGTDPSPTLEEFQTYVANGEVHWFVAGGGQLGGGPGGAGDDETRSTASAITAWVEENFTATTIDGVTLYDLAGGVR; encoded by the coding sequence ATGGACTCGACCGTCACCTCCCCCGGCCCCGCCGCACGGTCGGCCGACCCCGCGGACGCCCGTCTCGACCCGGACCCGCGCCCGGCCGCGATCCCGATCACGGACCGGCTGCGCCGGGTGCGTCTCGACCGGCGCAGCGCCGAGCGTCTCGGCCTCGTGGTCCTGCTGGTGGGTACGGCGCTGCTCTACCTCTGGGACCTCGGCGCGTCCGGCTGGGCCAACTCGTTCTACGCCGCGGCGGCCCAGGCCGGCTCGGAGTCGTGGTCCGCGTTCTTCTTCGGCGCCTCGGACGCCGGCGGCGCGATCACCGTCGACAAGACGCCGCTGTCGCTGTGGCCGATGGCCCTGTCGATCCGGGTATTCGGGCTGTCGTCGTGGAGCCTGCTCGTGCCGCAGGCCCTCATGGGCGTCGGCGCCGTGGCGCTGCTGCACGCCACGGTCCGGCGGGCCACCGGCTCCGCGACGGCCGGCCTCCTCGCGGGCGCGGCCCTGGCGCTGACGCCGGTCGCCACGCTGATGTTCCGCTTCGACAACCCGGACGCCGCCCTCGTGCTGCTCCTGCTGGCCGCCGCCTGGGCCACGCTGCGCGCCCTCGAGAGCGTCCACCCCGTGCGCTGGCTCGCGCTCGCCGGGGCACTCGTCGGGCTCGCCTTCCTCGCCAAGATGCTGCAGGCCTTCCTGGTGCTGCCGGCGCTGGCCGCGACGTACGCGGTCTTCGCCACCGCCCCCTGGTGGAAGCGGGTCGGGCACCTGCTGGTGGCCTTCGGCGCGATGGTGGTCGCGGGCGGCTGGTGGATCGCGATCGTGGAGCTCGTCCCGGAGGGCTCGCGGCCCTACGTGGGCGGCTCGCAGGACAACTCGATCCTGGAGCTGGCCCTGGGCTACAACGGGCTCGGCCGCCTGAACGGCGACGAGGAGGGCTCCGTCGGCGGCGGAGGTGGCTGGGGCACGGCGGGACCCCTGCGCCTGTTCACCGAGGCCCTGGGCGACCAGATCTCCTGGCTGCTGCCGGCCGCGCTCGTGCTCGGCGTCGCCGGTCTCTGGTTCGCCCGCGGCCTGGAGCGCGCGCGGGCGGTGCGCGCCGCCCTCGTGCTCATGCTCGGCTGGCTGCTCGTCACCGGGACGACGTTCAGCCTCATGCAGGGCATCTTCCACGAGTACTACACCGTCGCCCTGGCGCCCGCCGTCGCGCTCCTCGCGGCCGTCGGTGGCTGGGTGCTGTGGCGGGTCCGCGCCTCGCTGGTCGCGTCGGGCGTGCTCGGCGGCACGCTCGCCCTCACCGCGACCTGGGCGTTCGTGCTCCTCGAGCGCAGCGGCTGGATGCCGTGGCTCCGCTGGACGGTCGCGGTCGTCGGCCTCGCCGCCGCGCTCCTCGTCGTCGGCGCCCGGCACCTCCCCCGCCGGGCGGCCACCGCGGTGGCGTCCGTCGCCGTCGTCGCGGCCCTGGCCGGGCCCGCGGCGTACTCCGCCGCCACCGCCGCGACGCCCCACACCGGCTCGATCGTCACGGCCGGGCCCGCGACGGCCGGCGGCACGGGGCCGGGTGCCGGACGCGGCAGGGCGACCCCAGCGGGAGGGGGAGGCGGCGGTGCGGTCGGCGGACTGCTCGAGGGCAGCGACCCGACGGAGGCCGTCACCACGCTGCTCCAGCAGGACGCGGACGCCTTCACCTGGGCCGCCGCCACGGTGGGCTCGAACTCGGCGTCGGGCTACCAGCTCGCGAGCGAGGAGCCGGTGATGGCCATCGGCGGGTTCAACGGCACCGACCCGAGCCCGACCCTGGAGGAGTTCCAGACCTACGTCGCGAACGGCGAGGTGCACTGGTTCGTCGCCGGCGGCGGCCAGCTCGGCGGAGGTCCCGGTGGTGCCGGCGACGACGAGACGCGCAGCACCGCCAGCGCGATCACCGCGTGGGTGGAGGAGAACTTCACCGCGACGACCATCGACGGCGTGACCCTCTACGACCTCGCGGGCGGGGTCCGGTGA
- the mmsB gene encoding 3-hydroxyisobutyrate dehydrogenase, producing the protein MRIGWIGLGNMGAPMSGRLVAAGHEVHGYDLAEAAREAAAAQGVTVEDTVAATVAGADVVVTMLPNHGIVTAVLDGPDGVLAHAEPGAVVIDSSTIDIDAARSLHASVSAAGFRFLDAPVSGGISGAAAGTLTFMVGGDAAVLEEVRPVIEVMAGRIFHTGGPGNGQAAKLTNNMMLGITLAATAEGAVLAERLGLDATTFWELAQVSSGDSWALRTWYPVAGVVETAAVNRDFTGGFATALLRKDLELALAAGESTSTALPFATAVRDRMDQLVELGLADRDCSVLVKLVDGELTSPARDEAVARTLSQETTA; encoded by the coding sequence ATGCGCATCGGCTGGATCGGACTGGGCAACATGGGCGCCCCCATGAGCGGGCGGCTCGTCGCCGCGGGCCACGAGGTCCACGGCTACGACCTCGCAGAGGCGGCGCGTGAGGCCGCCGCGGCGCAGGGCGTCACGGTCGAGGACACGGTGGCCGCGACGGTCGCCGGGGCCGACGTCGTCGTCACGATGCTCCCCAACCACGGCATCGTCACCGCCGTCCTCGACGGCCCCGACGGCGTGCTCGCGCACGCCGAGCCGGGCGCGGTCGTCATCGACTCGTCCACCATCGACATCGACGCCGCGCGCTCCCTCCACGCGTCGGTCTCCGCCGCCGGGTTCCGCTTCCTCGACGCCCCGGTCTCCGGCGGCATCTCGGGTGCGGCCGCCGGCACGCTCACCTTCATGGTCGGCGGCGACGCGGCCGTGCTCGAGGAGGTGCGCCCCGTCATCGAGGTGATGGCCGGCCGGATCTTCCACACCGGCGGGCCCGGCAACGGCCAGGCCGCCAAGCTGACCAACAACATGATGCTCGGCATCACCCTCGCCGCGACGGCGGAGGGCGCGGTGCTCGCGGAGCGCCTCGGCCTCGACGCGACCACCTTCTGGGAGCTCGCGCAGGTGTCCTCCGGCGACAGCTGGGCCCTGCGCACCTGGTACCCGGTGGCCGGCGTCGTCGAGACCGCCGCCGTCAACCGTGACTTCACGGGCGGGTTCGCCACCGCGCTGCTGCGCAAGGACCTCGAGCTCGCCCTCGCGGCGGGGGAGTCCACCTCCACCGCCCTCCCGTTCGCCACCGCCGTCCGTGACCGGATGGACCAGCTCGTCGAGCTCGGCCTCGCCGACCGCGACTGCTCCGTCCTCGTCAAGCTCGTCGACGGCGAGCTCACCTCACCGGCGCGCGACGAGGCCGTCGCCCGCACCCTCAGCCAGGAGACCACCGCGTGA
- a CDS encoding NUDIX domain-containing protein: protein MEYRSEFPVFYLTVDVVVFAVLDGVLAVLVVRRGEDPYAGRWALPGGFVGDGEELLDAARRELVEETGIVGDGLALEQLKTFGAPDRDRRPHRVVSVAYLAVTPHAEATTAGTDADEAVWRPVDEVAGTLAFDHDEILATARERVASKLEYTRLARSFLPAEFTLAQLRGVYEAVWGLDIDPGNFQRKLRSARDFLESTGTSAKPAGGRGRPAEVFRPIGEPFDKLATPIFRSAM, encoded by the coding sequence GTGGAGTACCGCAGCGAGTTCCCCGTCTTCTACCTGACCGTCGACGTCGTCGTCTTCGCGGTGCTCGACGGTGTCCTCGCGGTGCTGGTGGTGCGGCGCGGCGAGGACCCGTACGCCGGGCGCTGGGCCCTGCCCGGCGGCTTCGTCGGCGACGGGGAGGAGCTCCTCGACGCCGCGCGGCGCGAGCTCGTCGAGGAGACCGGGATCGTCGGGGACGGGCTCGCCCTCGAGCAGCTCAAGACCTTCGGCGCCCCCGACCGCGATCGCCGGCCGCACCGCGTCGTCAGCGTGGCCTACCTCGCCGTCACCCCCCACGCGGAGGCCACGACCGCCGGGACCGACGCCGACGAGGCCGTCTGGCGCCCCGTCGACGAGGTCGCGGGCACCCTCGCCTTCGACCACGACGAGATCCTCGCGACGGCTCGCGAACGGGTGGCCTCAAAGCTCGAGTACACCCGCCTCGCCCGGTCCTTCCTCCCGGCCGAGTTCACGCTCGCCCAGCTGCGCGGGGTGTACGAGGCCGTGTGGGGCCTCGACATCGACCCCGGCAATTTCCAGCGCAAGCTGCGCTCCGCCCGCGACTTCCTCGAGTCGACGGGCACCTCTGCCAAGCCGGCCGGGGGCCGTGGCCGCCCCGCCGAGGTGTTCCGGCCGATCGGCGAGCCGTTCGACAAGCTCGCGACGCCGATTTTCCGCAGCGCGATGTGA
- a CDS encoding TetR/AcrR family transcriptional regulator: MSAASGSPRVRLDPATRKEQLLDLGVELLSTRDLDELSIDLLAERAGISRGLLYHYFGNKQEFHEAVVRRAAADLIAVTAPVEEGDMGTRLLVSLDRYLAFVEANHRGYVSLVRAANGSNPVMREIYEEARAALTDRIFATAGEQGLAEFGVVDTAAVRLFVRGWAVLVEDVVIRWVEDPAGVARDDLLLSLSAILAQVAVSAPPVRPEG, encoded by the coding sequence ATGTCCGCCGCGTCCGGTTCGCCCCGCGTCCGCCTCGACCCCGCCACGCGCAAGGAGCAGCTGCTCGACCTCGGCGTCGAGCTGCTCTCGACCCGCGACCTCGACGAGCTCTCCATCGACCTCCTGGCCGAGCGTGCGGGCATCTCGCGCGGGCTGCTCTACCACTACTTCGGCAACAAGCAGGAGTTCCACGAGGCCGTCGTGCGGCGGGCCGCCGCCGACCTCATCGCCGTCACGGCGCCGGTCGAGGAGGGGGACATGGGCACGCGCCTGCTCGTCTCCCTCGACCGCTACCTCGCGTTCGTCGAGGCCAACCATCGGGGCTACGTCTCCCTCGTGCGGGCCGCCAACGGCAGCAACCCCGTCATGCGGGAGATCTACGAGGAGGCCCGTGCGGCCCTCACCGACCGCATCTTCGCCACCGCCGGCGAGCAGGGTCTCGCGGAGTTCGGCGTCGTCGACACGGCGGCCGTGCGCCTCTTCGTGCGGGGCTGGGCGGTCCTCGTCGAGGACGTCGTCATCCGGTGGGTGGAGGACCCGGCGGGCGTCGCCCGCGACGACCTGCTGCTCTCGCTGTCCGCGATCCTGGCGCAGGTCGCCGTCAGCGCGCCGCCGGTGCGGCCCGAGGGCTGA
- a CDS encoding LysR family transcriptional regulator: MRADDLLILLEVARARSFVQAGVALGIDHTTVSRRIGSLEKELGDRVLDRSLSGVQLTALGRAILPAAEQVARAMDAASQAARPDRDVAGHVRIASTEAFAAVFVAPAMARVQRTHPGVSLDLVAATRPLGQATGVDVEIGVGTPPSRGFEVTPLTDYRLSLYAAPSYLERAGEVTPANLAEHPIVYYIDALQRVDELGLTEAGIPVDAVRLGSTSVLVQHELTVAGGGVGLLPDFLARSTPGLVRLLPDEVRMTKTFVALLPPRALRRPAAIAFMSALVREMAERRDELDDDLAGS; this comes from the coding sequence GTGCGCGCCGACGACCTCCTCATCCTGCTCGAGGTGGCGCGTGCGCGCTCGTTCGTGCAGGCCGGTGTGGCTCTCGGCATCGACCACACGACCGTCTCGCGACGCATCGGCAGCCTCGAGAAGGAGCTCGGCGACCGGGTGCTCGACCGGTCGCTCTCCGGCGTGCAGCTGACGGCGTTGGGGCGGGCGATCCTGCCGGCCGCCGAGCAGGTGGCGCGGGCCATGGACGCGGCGAGCCAGGCCGCGCGCCCGGACCGCGACGTGGCCGGCCACGTGCGCATCGCCTCCACCGAGGCGTTCGCCGCCGTCTTCGTCGCGCCCGCCATGGCCCGCGTGCAGCGGACCCACCCCGGGGTGAGCCTCGACCTCGTCGCCGCCACCCGCCCGCTCGGCCAGGCCACGGGCGTCGACGTCGAGATCGGGGTGGGCACGCCGCCGTCCCGGGGCTTCGAGGTCACGCCGCTGACCGACTACCGCCTCTCGCTCTACGCGGCGCCGTCCTACCTCGAGCGCGCCGGCGAGGTGACCCCGGCGAACCTGGCCGAGCACCCGATCGTCTACTACATCGACGCCCTCCAGCGCGTCGACGAGCTCGGGCTCACCGAGGCGGGCATCCCCGTCGACGCCGTGCGGCTCGGCTCCACGAGCGTGCTCGTGCAGCACGAGCTGACCGTCGCCGGCGGCGGCGTCGGCCTGCTCCCCGACTTCCTCGCCCGCTCGACGCCCGGCCTGGTGCGCCTGCTCCCCGACGAGGTGCGCATGACGAAGACGTTCGTCGCGCTGCTGCCGCCGCGGGCCCTGCGACGCCCCGCGGCGATCGCGTTCATGTCGGCGCTCGTGCGGGAGATGGCGGAGCGGCGCGACGAGCTGGACGACGACCTGGCCGGTTCCTGA
- a CDS encoding glycosyltransferase: MSPLLEVVVPVHDEERALPRAVARLTEHLATLPWSWRVTIVDNASTDTTPQVAARLAATYPGVRHRRLEAKGRGLALKAAWGASDATVLAYMDVDLSTDLRALLPLVAPLVSGHSDLAVGSRLSPTSRVRRGPKREVVSRGYNLLLRHALHVRFRDAQCGFKGVRADAAAALLPLVEDGSWFFDTELLVLAERAGLRIHEVPVDWVDDPDSRVDIVRTAVEDLHGIRRLRRGLAHRTIPVGEVAETVRRVRGGAPLPV; this comes from the coding sequence GTGAGCCCGCTGCTGGAGGTGGTCGTCCCCGTGCACGACGAGGAGCGTGCGCTCCCCCGGGCCGTCGCACGGCTCACCGAGCACCTCGCGACGCTGCCGTGGAGCTGGCGGGTGACCATCGTCGACAACGCGTCGACCGACACCACGCCCCAGGTCGCGGCGCGGCTCGCCGCGACGTACCCCGGGGTGCGGCACCGCCGCCTCGAGGCCAAGGGGCGCGGCCTGGCGCTGAAGGCGGCGTGGGGCGCGTCCGACGCCACGGTGCTCGCCTACATGGACGTCGACCTCTCGACCGACCTGCGGGCCCTGCTCCCCCTCGTCGCGCCGCTCGTCTCGGGCCACTCCGACCTGGCGGTGGGCTCGCGGCTGAGCCCGACGTCGCGGGTACGCCGCGGGCCGAAGCGCGAGGTCGTCTCGCGCGGCTACAACCTGCTGCTCCGCCACGCGCTGCACGTGCGGTTCCGCGACGCGCAGTGCGGGTTCAAGGGGGTGCGGGCCGACGCCGCGGCGGCGCTGCTGCCGCTGGTCGAGGACGGTTCGTGGTTCTTCGACACCGAGCTGCTCGTGCTGGCCGAGCGAGCCGGGCTGCGGATCCACGAGGTGCCCGTCGACTGGGTGGACGACCCCGACAGCCGTGTCGACATCGTGCGCACGGCCGTCGAGGACCTCCACGGCATCCGACGCCTGCGGCGCGGGCTGGCGCACCGCACGATCCCGGTCGGGGAGGTGGCCGAAACCGTACGGCGCGTGCGCGGTGGGGCGCCCCTTCCGGTGTGA
- a CDS encoding MFS transporter, giving the protein MTTAQQSATPPTPERASDVTSEPANPRSRVLVASLVGTTIEFYDFYIYATAAVLVFPHLFFPAGNDTTALLASFAVFGAAMVARPLGAVFFGHLGDRRGRKVTLVASLLTMGIATFAIGLLPTYALVGWLAPLLLVLMRLAQGFAIGGEWSGAALVATENAPEGKRAWYGTFPQLGAPLGFILANGLFLAIAAAMPSDDPSTPSDMFLSWGWRIPFLFSAVMVLVGLYVRLRLVESAAFQRAVDKGTVTRLPLGEVVRTHGRELVLGTFHMLATYVLFYLMTTFSLSYGRAATDAEVPGLGYTYNGFVLMMIVGVVFFGIFTMVSGPVADRFGRRAHLLVVTTGIIVFGLCWVPLLEAGDVGVMAWLLLGFSLMGLTFGPMGALLPELFATNVRYTGSGLSYNVSSILGAAVAPFIAVWLWGAADGSPFLVGVYLSAMGLITLLALAVGRDTRNLDIDR; this is encoded by the coding sequence ATGACCACCGCCCAGCAGTCCGCCACCCCGCCCACCCCCGAGCGCGCCTCCGACGTCACGTCCGAGCCCGCCAACCCGCGCTCGCGGGTGCTCGTCGCCAGCCTCGTCGGCACGACGATCGAGTTCTACGACTTCTACATCTACGCCACCGCGGCGGTGCTGGTCTTCCCGCACCTGTTCTTCCCGGCCGGCAACGACACGACGGCGCTGCTGGCGTCGTTCGCGGTGTTCGGCGCCGCGATGGTGGCCCGCCCGCTCGGCGCCGTCTTCTTCGGCCACCTCGGCGACCGTCGCGGTCGCAAGGTGACCCTCGTGGCGTCGCTGCTCACGATGGGCATCGCGACCTTCGCGATCGGCCTGCTCCCGACGTACGCGCTCGTCGGCTGGCTCGCCCCGCTGCTCCTCGTGCTCATGCGCCTCGCGCAGGGCTTCGCCATCGGCGGCGAGTGGAGCGGCGCGGCGCTGGTCGCCACCGAGAACGCGCCGGAGGGCAAGCGCGCCTGGTACGGCACCTTCCCCCAGCTCGGCGCCCCCCTCGGGTTCATCCTCGCCAACGGCCTTTTCCTCGCCATCGCCGCGGCCATGCCGTCCGACGACCCCTCGACGCCCTCCGACATGTTCCTGTCGTGGGGCTGGCGGATCCCGTTCCTGTTCTCGGCGGTCATGGTGCTCGTGGGCCTCTACGTGCGCCTGCGGCTCGTCGAGAGCGCCGCGTTCCAGCGGGCCGTCGACAAGGGCACCGTCACGCGCCTGCCGCTGGGCGAGGTCGTCCGCACCCACGGCCGTGAGCTCGTGCTCGGCACGTTCCACATGCTCGCGACCTACGTGCTCTTCTACCTGATGACGACGTTCTCGCTGAGCTACGGCCGCGCCGCGACCGACGCCGAGGTGCCCGGCCTGGGCTACACCTACAACGGCTTCGTGCTCATGATGATCGTCGGAGTGGTGTTCTTCGGGATCTTCACCATGGTCTCCGGCCCCGTGGCGGACCGCTTCGGACGCCGCGCGCACCTGCTCGTCGTGACGACCGGCATCATCGTGTTCGGCCTCTGCTGGGTGCCGCTCCTCGAGGCCGGCGACGTCGGCGTCATGGCCTGGCTCCTGCTCGGCTTCAGCCTCATGGGCCTCACCTTCGGCCCGATGGGCGCCCTGCTGCCGGAGCTCTTCGCGACCAACGTGCGCTACACCGGCTCGGGGTTGTCCTACAACGTCAGCTCGATCCTCGGCGCCGCCGTCGCCCCGTTCATCGCCGTGTGGCTGTGGGGCGCCGCCGATGGCAGCCCCTTCCTCGTCGGGGTCTACCTCTCCGCGATGGGGCTCATCACCCTGCTCGCCCTGGCCGTCGGCCGCGACACCCGGAACCTCGACATCGACCGCTGA